AAGTCTACCTCCATTAGCGCTTGATGCTCAGCAAGTTGCTGATTTAATAGAATTAATCAAAAATCCTGGAAAAGAAAATCCAGAAGAACTGATGGGGTTACTGGTGCATCGTGTACCACCTGGAGTTGATCAGGCGGCTTATGTTAAAGCAGCATTCTTATCAGCTGTGGCTAAGGGAGAGGTTAGCTGTGATCTAATTTCACGTGTAACAGCGGTTGAAATACTGGGTACGATGTTAGGTGGTTACAATATTCAGCCATTAATTGCCTGTCTTGATGATAGTGCAACGGCTACTGCGGCTGTTACTGCGCTTTCTCATACGTTGCTTATTTATGATGCGTTTCATGATATTGCTGAAAAGGCTAAAACCAATAAGTTTGCTCAGCAGGTAATAGAATCATGGGCGGCGGCGGAGTGGTTTGAAACTAAATCTGAAATGCCTAAGGAAGTTACGGTAACGGTTTATAAAGTACCGGGTGAAACTAATACGGATGATTTATCTCCAGCAACAGAAGCCTGGAGTCGTCCTGATATTCCATTGCATGCCAAGTCTATGTTAGTTGCTAAAATGGAAAACCCATTAGAAACAATTGACGAGCTTAAAAAGAAAGGTCACCCGATTGCATATGTAGGTGATGTTGTAGGTACAGGTTCTTCACGTAAATCGGCGATTAATTCTGTGTTATGGCACATGGGTGAAGATATCCCTTTCGTTCCAAACAAACGTGAAGGTGGTGTTGTATTAGGTGGCAAGATTGCACCGATCTTTTTCAATACTGCTGAAGATTCAGGTGCATTACCGATTGAGTGTGATGTTGAATCAATGGAAACCGGTGATGTTGTTACGATATTTCCATATGCCGGTAAAATCGAAAAAATGGATGGCACTGAAATTTGTAAATTTGATTTACGACCTTCAACGATGCCGGATGAAGTGCGCGCAAATGGCCGTATTGCATTAATTATTGGCCGTGGTTTAACAACCCGTGCACGTGAACATCTGGGGCTTCCTGCTAACGATACATTCCTGAAACCGGTAGATCCTGTAGATACAGGTAAAGGTTTTACACAGGCGCAAAAAATTGTGGGTCGAGCATGTGGTGTTACGGGTATTCGCCCCGGCACATATTGTGAACCTGTTATTACTACAGTTGGATCACAGGATACAACCGGTGCAATGACACGAGATGAGTTAAAAGAATTAGCCTGTTTAGGTTTTTCAGCTGACTTAGTTATGCAGTCTTTCTGTCACACTGCAGCTTATCCAAAACCGATTGATATAAATCTACAACATAACCTGCCAGACTTTATGCAATCACGTTCCGGCGTTTCACTTCGTCCAGGTGATGGCGTAATTCATTCGTGGTTAAATCGAATGATTTTGCCAGATACAGTGGGTACTGGTGGTGATTCACATACTCGTTTCCCAATGGGCATTAGTTTCCCGGCGGGTTCAGGTTTAGTTGCATTTGGTGCAGCATTAGGTGTTATGCCATTAGATATGCCTGAGTCGGTATTAGTTAGATTTAAAGGTGAAATGCAGCCCGGAATTACATTACGTGATCTGGTTAATGCAATTCCTTATGTTGCTATTCAAAAAGGATTATTAACGGTTGAGAAGAAAGGCAAAAAGAACGTCTTTAATGGCCGTGTATTAGAAATTGAAGGTTTACCTGATTTAAAAGTTGAGCAGGCATTTGAATTATCTGATGCATCAGCTGAGCGTTCAGCAAATGGTTGTTCTGTTCGTTTGAATAAAGAACCTATCATTGAATACTTAAAATCAAATATCACTTTATTAAAGTGGATGATTGCAAATGGTTACGAAGATCAGCGTACATTGCAGCGTAGAATTGATTCAATGCAGGCCTGGTTAGATAATCCTGAATTAATCGAACCAGATGCAGATGCGGAATATGCAGAAATTATCGAAATCGATCTGAATGAAATTAAAGAGCCGATTCTAGCCTGTCCAAATGATCCGGATGATGTGAAATTATTATCTGATGTTCAGGGTACAAAAATTGATGAAGTTTTCCTTGGCTCATGTATGACAAATATTGGTCATTATCGTGCTGCGGGTAAAGTACTTGATGGTATTTCAAATATTCCTACAAGAATGTGGATTGCACCGCCAACTAAAATGGATGAGCGCCAGTTAACCGAAGAAGGTTACTACAGCATTTTTGGTAAAGCGGGTGCGAGAACTGAAATGCCGGGTTGTTCATTATGCATGGGGAATCAGGCGCGAGTTGCAGATAACTCAACGGTTATTTCAACTTCAACACGTAACTTTCCGAACCGTTTAGGTAATAACGCAGATGTTTATCTGGCCTCTGCAGAATTAAGTGCGGTAACTGCAACACTGGGTTATCTGCCAACTGCGGCGGAATACATGGAAAAAGTAAAACACCTTGAACCGATGGCAGATGATATTTACCGTTATCTTAATTTCCATGAGATCGCTGAATATAAAGATGTAGCAGATAAAGTTATACCAGTAACATTGGCTTAATCTAATCTACCTATGAAAGCATTACTCTTTGTAGCAATGGGCGGGGCATTGGGTGCAGTGCTCCGCTATTCGATTTCATCAGGTATTTATAACTGGTTTGGTCGAAGTTTTCCTTATGGTACTTTGGTTGTAAATGTTATTGGTTCATTGGCAATTGGTTTGTTATCAGTATTGTTAATTGAAAAATTTAATGTGTCACAGGAAGTTAAACTGGGTTTAGTTGTAGGTGTGCTGGGAGCACTAACTACATTCTCTACGTTTTCCTGGGATACGGTTGATTTATTACAACAAGGATTAATTCAAAAAGCGTTGTTAAATGTTTTATTGAATGTTGTGGTTTGTATTAGTGCTGTTTGGGTCGGTACTGTTTGGGCTAAATCGATGGTTTGAAATGTTTCGTTATTCTCGAATGCTTTTGTCGGGAATGATGAATTAAATTAATATTTTTATAAAGAACAGAATTTAAAATGCTAGATCAAAAATTATTAAGAACAGACATAGACACTATCGCTAAAAATCTGGCGAAACATGGTTATGAATTAGATGTAAATAAATTTAATGACCTCGAAGTAAAACGTAAAGACCTGTCTGTAAAAACACAGGACTTACAAAATGAGCGTAATACAAAATCTAAAGGCATCGGTAAAGCCAAAGCTAATGGTGAAGATATTGCACCATTATTGGCAGAAGTATCAACATTGGGTGATGATCTTGATGCAGCTAAAAAACAGCTCGATGAAGTGCAGTTGCAAATTCATGAAATGATGATGGATATGCCAAATCTTCTGGATGATTCTGTTCCAGCGGGTAAATGTGAAGATGATAATATCGAAATCAGAAAATGGGGAGAGCCCGTTGTTTTAGATTTTGAAGCTAAAGATCATGTGGAGTTAGGCGCGCCTAACGACTGGTTAGATTTTGAAACTGCAACGAAACTTGCAGGCTCACGTTTTGTGGTTATGCATGGTGCTATGGCAAGAATGCATCGTGCGTTAATTCAATTTATGTTAGACCTGCATACTTCTGAGCATGGTTATGAAGAAGTTTATGTGCCTTATATAGTTAATACAGATAGTTTACGGGGTACGGGGCAGTTACCTAAATTTGAAGAAGATTTATTTAGCTTTACTGGTGAAAGTAATTATTACCTGATTCCAACAGCTGAAGTGCCTGTTACTAATATTGCAAGAGGCACTATTGTTGATGCCAAAGACATGCCGGTAAAATATACTTCGCATACCCCCTGCTTTAGATCAGAAGCAGGATCTTATGGCCGGGATACCCGTGGTATGATTCGCCAGCATCAGTTTGAAAAAGTTGAAATGGTACAACTGGTGAAACCTGAAGATTCCTGGGCAGCATTAGATGAATTAACAGGACATGCGGAAAAAATATTGCAGAAACTGAATCTGCCTTACCGTGTATTAACACTATGTGCAGGTGATACAGGTTTTTCAGCAGCAAAAACGTTTGATCTTGAAGTCTGGTTACCCGGGCAGCAGGCTTACCGTGAAATTTCATCCTGTAGTAATTTTATGGATTTTCAGGCGCGTCGTATGAGTGCCAGATGGCGTAACCCGGAAACAGGTAAACCTGAATTACTACATACGGTTAACGGTTCTGGTCTGGCAGTTGGACGTACATTAGTTGCGGTGCTGGAAAACTATCAGCAGGCAGATGGCAGTATTCATGTGCCTGATGTCCTACAGCCCTATATGGGTGGTGTGACGGTTCTGCAGCCCTAGGGCTAGGATGCCCCTGATTTGTTGATTTGCGCTATTATGGGATAAGAAAATAAGTTTTTATCCTTTATCAGGAGATGGGCGTGTTAATTATTAAATTAGACAAAGAAAATTCAATTGTTCTGATTGAACCTACTGGTTCACTGGATGTAAAAGACTTTCAGGCGGCAGCGGAAACTATCGATCCTTTTATTGAGAAGTGCGGCAAGCTCAATGGTCTTATTATTCACCGTGAGTCTTTTCCCGGGTGGGATTCGTTTTCTGCATTAGTTTCGCATCTTAAATTCGTAAAAAATCATCATACTCATATTAAACGTATCGCATTTGCTACTGATTCGGTAGTAGGGACGCTGGCCGAGTCTCTGGTTAGTCATTTTGTTGATGCTGAAATAAAACATTTTACTTATGCTGAGCTTGAACAGGCAAAACAGTGGATTCTTTCCTGAAATTAATTGTCAATTTTAAAATCAAAATGCAGTTTGGATCATTTATTGCTATGTTTAATATATCAATAAGCTATCTGTAATAAATGTGACTACCCATGATTAAAACAAATAAAGGCCGCTGGTATATAAAACAGGGAGAAAGTGTTCAGGGGCCATTTCCAAATAAACTCATTGGTTCGTATCTGATACTCGGCAGAATAACGCTGGATACATTAGTTAGTCAGGATAAGAATAACTGGTCTCCAGTTAGTGAATATTCTGCCATGGTGCCAGAGGTGGTAAAAGAAGCGGGCACCAAGCAGGGTGACCGTGCACTGATGCTGGCGCGTATTCGTGAAGACGAACGTAGCTCAAAGGTTAACGAAGATGATGATATTGATAATCGTCGTGAAGATGAAGAGCAGTTAATGCAATTACATCGTCAAATTCGAGACGATGTAATGAAGAGTTATAAAGTTAATTCGCATAGTCGTATTGTTTATATAGGTATAGTCGGTTTTCTATTGCTCACGTTTATTGGTTTATATATAAGTGATAGCAGAGATGATTTCAAACTGGCAGACTGTGATGCTCCAGCAAAACCGGGAATTAACTGGTCGGCCTGTAATAAACAGGGTGAAACATTGCGAAATCGTGACTTAAGACAGGTTAATTTCCGCAGTGCCAAGTTGCAGATGGCAGATCTGTCAGCGACTCAGTTACAGAGTGCAAATTTGGCTTATGCAGATCTCTCCCAGTCAATTCTCATTTCTGCGCAGTTACAGAATGCTAACCTTAAGGGAGCTAATTTACGCAAAGCAAATTTACAGGGAGCAGACCTGTCTGCTGCCAACCTTTCTTATGCCGAGTTGGTTGGCAGCAAGTTGCAGGGGGTAAATTTAAATCAGGCGATATTTGATCATGCAATCTGGGTAAATGGTGAGAAATGCCTGCCTGGTTCAGTGGGTGCCTGCCTGTTACCTGTTGAACAATAACATCCTTCCGGTGGCAATTAATTGCCGCCAACTTTCTGTCATTACCCGTTAATTGTATTCTTTTTTTGTAAAATTATACTAACAATATTCATTATCTGTATGTCTAACTTGTTGATAAATATTGATTAATTAATATACATGTTCGAGTTGGCACAATTGTCGCTTTATTGGTGATTAAGACTAAATCGGGAATTACCAACATGCAGAGCCAAACCTCAACACAGGAAATGATCAAAGAACTGAAAGAGGTCAAAAATATTTTTACAAATATTGAGAAGTCGGAGTCAAAAGGTTTTAGCCGTGAGCTAGAACAACAGGCAAGACTTGATCTGGCCGTTTCATTGCAAATGTCACTTGATGTGGACTGGGTGATTAAC
This genomic interval from endosymbiont of Galathealinum brachiosum contains the following:
- a CDS encoding serine--tRNA ligase; the protein is MLDQKLLRTDIDTIAKNLAKHGYELDVNKFNDLEVKRKDLSVKTQDLQNERNTKSKGIGKAKANGEDIAPLLAEVSTLGDDLDAAKKQLDEVQLQIHEMMMDMPNLLDDSVPAGKCEDDNIEIRKWGEPVVLDFEAKDHVELGAPNDWLDFETATKLAGSRFVVMHGAMARMHRALIQFMLDLHTSEHGYEEVYVPYIVNTDSLRGTGQLPKFEEDLFSFTGESNYYLIPTAEVPVTNIARGTIVDAKDMPVKYTSHTPCFRSEAGSYGRDTRGMIRQHQFEKVEMVQLVKPEDSWAALDELTGHAEKILQKLNLPYRVLTLCAGDTGFSAAKTFDLEVWLPGQQAYREISSCSNFMDFQARRMSARWRNPETGKPELLHTVNGSGLAVGRTLVAVLENYQQADGSIHVPDVLQPYMGGVTVLQP
- the crcB gene encoding fluoride efflux transporter CrcB, producing the protein MKALLFVAMGGALGAVLRYSISSGIYNWFGRSFPYGTLVVNVIGSLAIGLLSVLLIEKFNVSQEVKLGLVVGVLGALTTFSTFSWDTVDLLQQGLIQKALLNVLLNVVVCISAVWVGTVWAKSMV
- the acnB gene encoding bifunctional aconitate hydratase 2/2-methylisocitrate dehydratase; amino-acid sequence: MLEAYHKHAEERAAESLPPLALDAQQVADLIELIKNPGKENPEELMGLLVHRVPPGVDQAAYVKAAFLSAVAKGEVSCDLISRVTAVEILGTMLGGYNIQPLIACLDDSATATAAVTALSHTLLIYDAFHDIAEKAKTNKFAQQVIESWAAAEWFETKSEMPKEVTVTVYKVPGETNTDDLSPATEAWSRPDIPLHAKSMLVAKMENPLETIDELKKKGHPIAYVGDVVGTGSSRKSAINSVLWHMGEDIPFVPNKREGGVVLGGKIAPIFFNTAEDSGALPIECDVESMETGDVVTIFPYAGKIEKMDGTEICKFDLRPSTMPDEVRANGRIALIIGRGLTTRAREHLGLPANDTFLKPVDPVDTGKGFTQAQKIVGRACGVTGIRPGTYCEPVITTVGSQDTTGAMTRDELKELACLGFSADLVMQSFCHTAAYPKPIDINLQHNLPDFMQSRSGVSLRPGDGVIHSWLNRMILPDTVGTGGDSHTRFPMGISFPAGSGLVAFGAALGVMPLDMPESVLVRFKGEMQPGITLRDLVNAIPYVAIQKGLLTVEKKGKKNVFNGRVLEIEGLPDLKVEQAFELSDASAERSANGCSVRLNKEPIIEYLKSNITLLKWMIANGYEDQRTLQRRIDSMQAWLDNPELIEPDADAEYAEIIEIDLNEIKEPILACPNDPDDVKLLSDVQGTKIDEVFLGSCMTNIGHYRAAGKVLDGISNIPTRMWIAPPTKMDERQLTEEGYYSIFGKAGARTEMPGCSLCMGNQARVADNSTVISTSTRNFPNRLGNNADVYLASAELSAVTATLGYLPTAAEYMEKVKHLEPMADDIYRYLNFHEIAEYKDVADKVIPVTLA